One Bradyrhizobium sp. CCGB12 genomic window carries:
- a CDS encoding adenylate/guanylate cyclase domain-containing protein produces MDLGGWLRSLGLEQYEAAFRENEIDDTILPSLTAEDLKDLGVGLVGHRRKLLDAIAALHIDASAKAVPRAATITDRSPKDAAERRQVTVMFSDLVGSTELAARMDPEDLRELISAYQKCVAETVLRFDGFVAKYMGDGVLVYFGYPQAHEDDAERAVRAGLELIGAVTGLKMRASLQTRVGIATGLVVVGDLIGSGEAQERGIVGETPNLAARLQGIAEPNTVVVAESTRRLLGMLFELQDLGQWDLKGISGPTRPWAVLRASSVASRFEALHATGLTDLVGREEEFELLLRRWSRAEACEGQVVLVSGEAGIGKSRLTAALLQHLAAEPHTRMRYFCSPQSTDSALHPIVGHMERAAGLAHDDTPQARLDKLDALLKQTSTSIEDTGLFAEMLSLPNDGRYPALDLTPQQRRQRTLEALVSQLEAIARARPALMIFEDLHWIDPTSLELLSLIVERIQHLRVLLIVTFRLEFDPPWLGRPHVSALTINRLTTRDVDTMIDRVVGNHLLSATIRQDIIERSDGIPLFVEEITKAVLEAESEDAAERTLAAVPSPALAVPPSLHASLMARLDRLGSAKELAQIGATIGRVFSHAVLASVTRWSEVELGSALDRLIAAGLLFRQGVPPHASYLFKHALVQDAAYSTLLRDARRTLHARIAQALVDQFVQICEASPELVAHHYSEAGMPGPASNCWQRAGENAIRRSANQEAMGHLSTGLAQVVQLADTTDRAKQELALCRLLGQASFAARGYASPEARAAFSRARELCAALNDSVNVSPVLLGVWLFELAGGRHADAMIAAAEVLTQAQRTSSRGALLAGNVCQGISLLHIGEAARARRNFAAALDCCRNIDDAEASRIAYDYGIEVTAPGYAYSAWCFWLLGHADQALRMGDEALAAAERVKHSYSLSRVSYWGSVLHAYRREWPMVEALATAAIASAQQRGLAMVVAAGRVMRGSAQVMRDPRGECLNEIREGLAAYRATGARFQTTYYLVLLAQALAACGRHSEGLAAVRDAAALAEETDERFVEPEIHRVQGNLLLAASGTVEAEVCYERALEIAQAQGARSFELRAVTDLARLWAARGDRTEAADLLAPMYGSFTEGFDTADLKEAKALLDALAL; encoded by the coding sequence ATGGACCTCGGAGGTTGGCTACGAAGCCTCGGCCTCGAACAGTACGAGGCGGCATTCCGCGAGAACGAGATCGACGATACGATCCTGCCGAGCTTGACGGCTGAGGACTTGAAGGATTTGGGTGTTGGTCTTGTCGGGCACCGCCGTAAGCTGCTCGATGCCATCGCCGCCCTGCACATTGACGCGAGCGCGAAAGCGGTACCCCGCGCGGCTACGATAACCGACAGGTCCCCGAAGGATGCTGCCGAGCGTCGCCAGGTCACGGTGATGTTTTCTGACCTGGTCGGCTCGACGGAGCTCGCTGCCCGCATGGACCCAGAGGATCTGCGAGAACTCATTTCCGCCTATCAGAAATGCGTCGCCGAAACCGTGCTCCGATTCGATGGGTTCGTGGCGAAATATATGGGAGACGGTGTGCTCGTGTATTTTGGTTATCCACAGGCCCATGAGGACGACGCTGAACGCGCGGTGCGGGCGGGACTGGAACTGATCGGTGCTGTGACTGGGCTCAAGATGCGTGCCTCTTTGCAAACACGTGTTGGCATTGCGACCGGGCTTGTCGTTGTCGGCGACCTGATCGGGTCGGGGGAGGCACAGGAGCGTGGCATCGTCGGCGAGACGCCCAACCTCGCGGCGCGGCTGCAGGGGATCGCTGAGCCGAACACGGTCGTCGTTGCCGAGAGCACGCGCAGACTGCTCGGGATGCTCTTCGAGCTCCAGGACCTCGGACAGTGGGATCTCAAGGGTATCTCCGGACCCACACGGCCCTGGGCGGTACTGCGAGCGAGTTCGGTGGCCAGCCGGTTCGAGGCGCTGCACGCGACCGGTCTAACCGACCTTGTCGGGCGCGAAGAGGAGTTTGAGTTGCTGCTTCGCCGCTGGTCCAGGGCAGAAGCATGCGAGGGGCAAGTGGTTTTGGTTTCCGGCGAAGCCGGAATCGGGAAATCGCGGCTTACGGCCGCGCTGCTGCAACATCTCGCCGCCGAGCCGCACACCCGCATGCGCTATTTCTGCTCTCCGCAGAGCACGGACAGCGCGCTTCATCCGATCGTCGGCCATATGGAACGAGCCGCGGGCTTGGCGCACGACGACACGCCGCAAGCAAGGCTCGACAAGCTCGATGCACTGCTGAAGCAGACCTCGACCTCGATTGAGGACACCGGGCTCTTTGCCGAAATGCTGTCGCTCCCCAATGATGGCCGCTACCCCGCGCTCGATCTGACGCCGCAACAACGAAGACAGAGAACCTTGGAAGCGCTCGTCTCTCAACTGGAGGCAATCGCACGCGCACGCCCGGCGCTGATGATCTTCGAGGATCTGCATTGGATTGACCCCACTAGCCTCGAGCTGCTCAGTCTGATCGTAGAGCGGATCCAGCATCTTCGGGTGCTTTTGATCGTGACGTTCCGGCTGGAGTTCGATCCGCCCTGGCTCGGGCGGCCGCACGTCTCGGCGCTGACCATCAATCGGCTCACCACGCGCGATGTCGACACTATGATCGACCGCGTCGTCGGCAATCACCTGCTATCGGCAACCATTCGACAGGATATCATCGAGCGCTCCGACGGTATCCCGCTGTTTGTCGAGGAGATCACCAAGGCGGTGCTGGAGGCGGAGAGCGAGGACGCCGCCGAGCGCACGCTCGCGGCGGTTCCATCTCCGGCGCTGGCGGTCCCCCCAAGCTTACATGCTTCGCTCATGGCGCGGCTCGACCGGCTCGGCTCGGCCAAGGAGCTGGCACAGATCGGAGCGACGATCGGGCGCGTGTTCTCGCATGCCGTTCTCGCTTCCGTGACGCGCTGGTCCGAGGTAGAGCTTGGATCGGCGCTCGACCGTCTCATTGCGGCAGGATTGCTTTTCAGACAGGGCGTGCCACCCCACGCGAGCTATCTGTTCAAACATGCTCTCGTCCAGGATGCTGCCTATAGCACGCTCCTGCGCGATGCGAGACGTACCCTTCATGCCCGAATCGCCCAGGCCCTCGTGGACCAATTCGTGCAGATCTGCGAGGCGAGTCCGGAACTCGTCGCGCATCACTACAGCGAGGCCGGAATGCCGGGTCCGGCGAGCAATTGCTGGCAACGGGCCGGTGAGAACGCGATCCGGCGATCGGCCAACCAGGAGGCGATGGGACACCTGTCGACCGGTCTCGCCCAGGTGGTCCAACTCGCCGACACGACCGACCGAGCGAAACAAGAGCTGGCGCTTTGTCGGCTGCTTGGCCAGGCCAGCTTCGCTGCGAGAGGCTATGCCTCTCCCGAAGCAAGGGCGGCGTTCAGCCGCGCGCGAGAACTGTGCGCTGCGCTCAACGACAGCGTAAACGTCTCCCCAGTGTTGCTTGGCGTTTGGCTGTTCGAGCTTGCGGGCGGACGCCATGCCGACGCAATGATCGCCGCAGCGGAGGTGCTCACTCAGGCGCAGCGGACATCAAGCCGTGGAGCCCTGCTTGCTGGAAACGTCTGTCAGGGAATCAGCCTGCTGCATATCGGGGAAGCGGCGCGTGCCCGACGCAACTTTGCTGCGGCTCTCGATTGCTGTCGCAATATCGACGACGCGGAGGCTTCACGCATCGCCTACGACTACGGCATTGAGGTCACGGCACCGGGCTACGCCTATAGTGCCTGGTGCTTCTGGCTGCTCGGTCATGCGGACCAGGCGTTGCGGATGGGTGACGAAGCTCTGGCAGCGGCCGAACGTGTCAAGCACAGCTATAGCCTCTCTCGCGTTTCCTACTGGGGCAGCGTTCTGCATGCCTACCGCCGCGAATGGCCGATGGTCGAGGCTCTGGCCACGGCAGCAATCGCTTCGGCACAACAGCGTGGCCTCGCCATGGTCGTGGCGGCCGGAAGAGTCATGCGGGGCTCCGCGCAGGTGATGCGCGATCCGCGCGGTGAATGTCTGAACGAGATCCGGGAGGGGTTGGCCGCTTATCGTGCGACCGGCGCCCGCTTCCAAACCACTTATTACCTGGTCCTGCTGGCGCAGGCGCTCGCGGCATGCGGACGGCACAGCGAAGGCCTTGCCGCGGTGCGCGACGCCGCCGCATTGGCCGAAGAGACCGATGAACGCTTCGTCGAACCCGAGATTCATCGCGTGCAAGGCAATCTGCTGCTGGCTGCAAGCGGCACCGTTGAAGCCGAGGTCTGTTACGAGCGAGCGCTGGAGATAGCGCAGGCGCAGGGGGCGCGCTCGTTCGAATTGCGCGCCGTCACCGACCTCGCTCGCCTTTGGGCTGCACGTGGCGACCGCACTGAGGCGGCAGATCTCCTCGCGCCGATGTACGGCTCGTTCACGGAAGGTTTCGATACTGCCGATCTCAAAGAAGCCAAAGCCTTGCTTGACGCGCTTGCGTTATGA
- a CDS encoding arylsulfatase, translating into MKITKAMFLLTTISVAAITSAPVIAQQQQRPNIVVIWGDDIGQSNVSAYSRGMMGYQTPNIDRLASEGVMFTDYYAEQSCTAGRASFLTGQSGLRTGMTKVGLPGATLGLQKEDPTVAELLKPMGYATGQFGKNHLGDRNEFLPTAHGFDEFYGNLYHLNAEEEPELPDYPKDPAFKAKYGPRGVLDCKASDRDDATVDPRFGKVGKQVCKDTGPLTKKRMETIDDDTADRAVDFIKRQKGANKPFFVWVNFTHMHLRTHTKPESVGQAGRWQSSYHDTMIDHDKNVGTVLKALDDLGIAQDTFVMYSTDNGPHMNTWPDAGMTPFRSEKNTNWEGAYRVPAILRWPGKIKAGQVSNEMTAHHDMLPTILGVAGDPQVTEKLRAGYKIGDMTYKVNLDGYNLVPYLTGQTAKSPRESFLYVNDDQQVVALRYDNWKFVFMEQRASGQLLLWANPFTGLRLPKIFNLRTDPYERADVTSNTYYDWIFDHVFLLVPAQDYVGQFLASFREYPQRQKAASFNLDEVMEKLKESKH; encoded by the coding sequence ATGAAGATCACCAAGGCAATGTTCTTGCTGACGACCATATCTGTTGCAGCCATAACCTCTGCACCCGTAATCGCACAACAGCAGCAAAGACCCAACATCGTTGTCATCTGGGGCGATGACATCGGACAGTCGAACGTCAGCGCCTACTCGCGGGGGATGATGGGCTATCAAACGCCCAATATCGACCGTCTCGCAAGCGAGGGCGTGATGTTCACGGACTATTATGCGGAGCAGAGTTGCACCGCCGGGCGCGCCTCGTTCCTCACGGGTCAATCCGGTTTGCGGACGGGAATGACCAAGGTCGGGCTGCCTGGCGCCACTCTTGGACTGCAGAAAGAAGATCCCACCGTAGCCGAGTTGCTCAAGCCAATGGGCTACGCCACAGGCCAATTCGGCAAGAACCATCTTGGTGACCGCAACGAATTCCTGCCCACGGCCCATGGCTTCGATGAATTCTACGGCAATCTCTACCACTTGAATGCGGAAGAAGAGCCGGAACTGCCCGACTACCCCAAGGACCCCGCCTTCAAGGCTAAATATGGGCCGCGGGGCGTTTTGGATTGTAAGGCTTCCGACAGGGACGATGCGACGGTTGATCCGCGCTTCGGCAAGGTCGGCAAGCAGGTGTGCAAAGACACCGGCCCGTTGACCAAGAAGCGGATGGAGACCATCGACGACGACACAGCGGATCGAGCCGTGGATTTCATCAAGAGGCAGAAGGGCGCGAACAAGCCGTTCTTCGTCTGGGTAAACTTCACCCACATGCACCTGCGCACGCACACGAAGCCGGAGAGCGTCGGCCAGGCCGGCCGCTGGCAGAGTTCTTACCATGATACGATGATCGATCACGACAAGAACGTGGGAACGGTGCTCAAGGCCCTGGACGACCTCGGCATCGCCCAAGACACCTTCGTCATGTATTCGACCGACAACGGTCCGCACATGAACACCTGGCCGGACGCCGGGATGACGCCCTTCCGCAGCGAAAAGAATACCAATTGGGAAGGAGCCTACCGGGTGCCGGCGATCCTTCGATGGCCCGGCAAGATCAAGGCTGGTCAGGTGTCGAATGAAATGACCGCGCACCACGACATGCTTCCGACCATTCTGGGGGTTGCCGGTGACCCGCAGGTGACCGAAAAGCTGCGCGCCGGATACAAAATTGGTGACATGACCTACAAGGTGAATCTCGATGGATACAATCTCGTCCCGTATCTGACCGGGCAGACCGCAAAGAGTCCGCGGGAGTCGTTCCTCTATGTCAACGATGACCAGCAAGTAGTCGCATTGCGGTATGACAACTGGAAGTTCGTGTTCATGGAGCAACGGGCCAGCGGACAGCTGTTGCTCTGGGCCAATCCCTTCACCGGCCTGCGCCTGCCAAAGATCTTCAATCTCCGTACCGATCCCTATGAGCGGGCGGACGTCACCTCTAACACCTATTACGATTGGATATTCGATCACGTCTTCCTGCTCGTGCCAGCGCAGGATTACGTGGGCCAGTTCCTGGCATCCTTCCGGGAGTATCCGCAGCGGCAGAAGGCCGCCAGCTTCAATCTGGACGAAGTCATGGAGAAGCTGAAAGAATCCAAACATTAG
- a CDS encoding LysR family transcriptional regulator: MTYALPPLNALRAFEAAARHLSFKLAAHELHVTPAAVGQQVKALEARLGVQLFERLHKQLILTAAGQAYLPGISEGFRHIADATSQLKPAGAVLLQLGVHGSFDLRRLALAEFRGAHPDIGLRVLQPAGLHELIEGKVDLLIARGLGRHPGYRCDRIDDSAGLGDWLVAPEGTADCPEIVSFRGWLRALPAENPLANRRPRLVGIRP, from the coding sequence ATGACCTACGCCCTTCCCCCGCTCAACGCGCTCCGCGCCTTCGAGGCCGCCGCCCGGCATCTCAGCTTCAAGCTCGCAGCGCACGAGCTACACGTGACGCCCGCCGCCGTGGGACAGCAGGTGAAGGCGCTGGAGGCACGCCTTGGCGTGCAGCTGTTTGAGCGGCTGCACAAGCAGCTCATCCTCACTGCAGCCGGTCAGGCTTATCTGCCCGGAATATCCGAAGGCTTTCGCCACATTGCGGATGCGACCTCGCAATTGAAGCCGGCAGGAGCGGTGCTGCTGCAATTGGGCGTCCATGGCAGCTTCGACCTGCGCCGCCTCGCATTGGCGGAGTTTCGCGGCGCGCATCCAGACATCGGTTTGCGGGTGCTGCAGCCTGCCGGCTTGCACGAGCTGATCGAGGGCAAGGTCGACCTGCTGATCGCCCGCGGCCTTGGTCGCCACCCCGGCTATCGCTGCGACCGGATCGATGACAGTGCGGGTTTGGGCGATTGGCTGGTTGCACCCGAAGGCACCGCGGATTGCCCCGAGATTGTCAGCTTCCGCGGATGGCTGCGCGCCCTGCCGGCCGAGAACCCGCTCGCAAACCGCCGCCCTCGTCTGGTCGGGATCAGACCATAG
- a CDS encoding VOC family protein: MPRHLDHLVICVRDLTQAALDWQKLGFTLTPTGVHPFGTSNRLAMFSNNFLELLAVTDAAAVPPAAPGRFSFAAHNQDFVARGEGMSMLALHSADAHADAAHFSANHMGAYAPFDFGRAATLPDGRVARVEFSLAFATDPAMPGIAFFTCQQRHPPELFWKPDYQHHPNGALRVIEVVMSAPEPARHRQFLEHLMEGTAELAPGRLTVGTTGDRVTVHGPAELSRRLPELAGDASPRFCAARLVVADLGQAQRTLRASSVDFEMRGNVLLVPPAASHGLALEFVEQETI, from the coding sequence ATGCCCCGCCACCTCGATCATCTCGTCATTTGTGTCCGCGATCTGACGCAGGCTGCGCTGGATTGGCAAAAGCTTGGCTTCACCCTCACGCCGACCGGCGTGCATCCGTTCGGAACCAGCAATCGTCTGGCGATGTTCTCCAACAATTTTCTGGAGTTGCTGGCCGTCACCGATGCGGCAGCCGTGCCGCCTGCCGCTCCGGGCCGCTTCAGCTTCGCCGCCCACAACCAGGACTTTGTCGCCAGGGGTGAAGGAATGTCGATGCTGGCCCTGCACAGCGCCGACGCCCACGCCGATGCGGCCCATTTCAGCGCCAATCATATGGGGGCTTACGCGCCTTTCGATTTTGGCCGCGCCGCGACGCTTCCGGACGGACGCGTGGCGCGCGTCGAATTTTCACTGGCCTTCGCCACCGACCCCGCCATGCCCGGCATCGCTTTCTTCACCTGCCAGCAGCGTCACCCGCCGGAATTGTTCTGGAAGCCCGACTATCAGCATCACCCCAATGGAGCCTTGCGCGTGATCGAAGTGGTGATGTCGGCACCGGAGCCGGCGAGGCATCGCCAATTCCTCGAGCATCTCATGGAAGGCACAGCCGAGCTTGCGCCCGGGCGGCTGACAGTCGGCACGACCGGCGATCGGGTGACTGTGCACGGCCCCGCGGAACTGTCACGGCGGTTGCCGGAGCTCGCCGGCGATGCCTCACCGCGCTTCTGCGCTGCGCGGCTTGTTGTCGCCGATCTCGGTCAAGCGCAGAGGACACTGAGGGCCAGCAGCGTCGATTTCGAAATGCGCGGCAATGTGTTGCTGGTACCACCTGCGGCGTCGCATGGCCTGGCGCTGGAATTCGTCGAACAGGAGACAATCTGA
- a CDS encoding RidA family protein has translation MAQIVAHNPSSVRAPAGGYSMGLELSQHRRLLFISGQVPEKADGSLPEGFEAQCEQAWRNVIEVLAAAGLGVSHLVKVTTFLTDLSQVVPNRAVRRKMLAGHEPALTVMIAETVDSKWLLEIEAIAAE, from the coding sequence ATGGCTCAAATCGTCGCTCATAATCCTTCATCGGTCCGTGCTCCCGCCGGCGGCTACAGCATGGGACTTGAACTCAGTCAGCATCGCCGTCTGCTGTTCATCAGCGGTCAGGTGCCCGAAAAAGCCGACGGCAGCTTGCCCGAAGGTTTCGAAGCGCAATGCGAGCAAGCCTGGCGCAATGTCATCGAGGTGCTCGCTGCTGCCGGCCTCGGCGTCTCGCATCTGGTCAAGGTCACCACGTTCCTGACCGACCTCAGTCAGGTCGTGCCCAATCGCGCCGTTCGCCGCAAGATGCTCGCAGGACACGAGCCCGCACTCACCGTCATGATCGCCGAGACCGTCGACAGCAAATGGTTGCTGGAGATCGAGGCGATCGCCGCGGAATGA
- a CDS encoding L-2-amino-thiazoline-4-carboxylic acid hydrolase: MTEIIHPFYETHRGAMEAAMRHRLDLAEAMLSERAHLSNIDAIRQEVMDEFELVLTQMPYVGGGASRMSDFFMRLIGFMAISRVLRRHGVPLPVIGEVERETYKAQLLTVPEAERLAAGRQFMSSENRALLREQAAKSVTESHQKEFPEDFVYDFVEPGPQDSFEFGINYKACGFCKFAARHGDKEILPNICGLDFDAYATRGIRLERTQTLAGGASHCDFRFSRLPSDGKAES; encoded by the coding sequence ATGACTGAGATCATCCATCCCTTTTACGAGACGCATCGCGGCGCAATGGAAGCCGCCATGCGCCATCGGCTCGACCTTGCCGAAGCGATGCTGTCCGAGCGCGCGCATCTGTCCAATATCGATGCGATCAGGCAGGAGGTGATGGACGAATTCGAGCTCGTGCTCACCCAGATGCCCTATGTCGGAGGTGGCGCAAGTCGAATGAGCGATTTCTTCATGCGTCTCATCGGCTTTATGGCCATCAGCCGCGTGCTCCGGCGACATGGCGTGCCGCTGCCCGTGATCGGCGAGGTCGAGCGGGAAACCTACAAGGCACAACTGCTTACGGTGCCGGAAGCGGAACGTCTCGCCGCGGGGCGTCAATTCATGTCATCAGAGAACCGGGCTTTGCTGCGCGAGCAGGCCGCGAAGAGCGTTACAGAAAGCCATCAGAAGGAGTTTCCGGAAGATTTCGTCTACGATTTCGTCGAGCCGGGTCCGCAAGACAGCTTCGAATTCGGTATCAACTACAAGGCCTGCGGCTTCTGCAAGTTCGCGGCGCGCCATGGCGACAAGGAAATCCTGCCGAACATTTGCGGGCTTGATTTCGACGCCTATGCAACCCGCGGCATCCGCCTGGAGCGGACGCAAACACTGGCGGGCGGCGCGAGCCACTGTGATTTCAGATTTTCGCGGCTGCCGTCGGACGGGAAGGCCGAGAGTTAA
- a CDS encoding ABC transporter permease — protein sequence MASSDTVPAAGTRARGLAPFLRSQMRNIAPFLTLIFLSGFFAFASPSFATLDNLGNILTQVSVTGIIAVGLTFVILCAEIDLSIASIANVTGIAVAYFTLQESYVNIANVPLPGAVAIILSILLCALLGLVNALGLTVIGIPSFIMTLAMMQIAAGISALLVRGQIAYKVPSLITTLGSGSIGGIPWIVIVAAIMLLGGHLVLTYTRFGRYVYMVGGNREAAEYSGLNVKLILGAVMVISAVCSGIGGMLGVAHFGSAQQNEFDTYLLDSIAAVVVGGTSLFGGRGGIGNTIVGLFVLGVLNNGLDHVNIDSFLKILIRGLILLAALVINVYAQRLREKAAE from the coding sequence ATGGCGAGCAGTGACACGGTTCCAGCGGCGGGCACGCGAGCGCGGGGGCTCGCGCCCTTCCTGCGCTCGCAGATGCGAAACATCGCGCCATTCCTGACGCTGATCTTCCTGTCCGGCTTCTTCGCCTTCGCCAGCCCCTCCTTCGCAACGCTCGACAATCTCGGCAACATCCTCACGCAAGTGTCCGTCACCGGCATCATCGCGGTGGGTCTCACCTTCGTGATCCTGTGCGCGGAGATCGACCTGTCGATCGCCAGCATCGCCAACGTCACGGGCATTGCAGTCGCCTACTTCACGCTGCAGGAATCCTACGTCAACATCGCGAACGTGCCGCTGCCCGGCGCGGTCGCCATCATCCTATCGATCCTGCTCTGCGCGCTGCTCGGCCTCGTCAATGCGCTGGGGCTGACCGTGATCGGCATCCCCTCCTTCATCATGACCTTGGCGATGATGCAGATCGCCGCCGGCATCTCCGCGCTGCTGGTGCGCGGCCAGATCGCCTACAAGGTGCCGAGCCTGATCACGACGCTCGGCTCGGGCTCGATCGGCGGCATCCCCTGGATCGTCATCGTCGCTGCCATCATGCTGCTGGGCGGTCATCTGGTGCTGACCTACACGCGCTTCGGCCGCTACGTCTACATGGTCGGGGGCAATCGCGAAGCGGCCGAATATTCCGGCCTCAACGTCAAGCTGATCCTCGGCGCCGTCATGGTGATCTCGGCGGTGTGCTCCGGCATCGGCGGCATGCTCGGCGTCGCCCATTTCGGCAGCGCGCAACAGAACGAGTTCGACACCTACCTGCTCGACTCCATCGCCGCCGTCGTGGTCGGCGGCACCAGCCTGTTCGGCGGCCGCGGCGGCATCGGCAACACCATCGTCGGGCTTTTCGTTCTCGGTGTTCTCAATAACGGGCTCGACCACGTCAACATCGACAGTTTCCTGAAGATCCTGATCCGCGGCCTGATCCTGCTGGCGGCGCTGGTCATCAACGTCTATGCGCAGCGGCTGAGGGAAAAGGCGGCGGAGTAG
- a CDS encoding sugar ABC transporter ATP-binding protein, giving the protein MPEVLSPILELQGITKSFGGVEALRGVDFALLPGEIHGLVGENGAGKSTLMKIIAGVHTEFSGRFLIDGAETHFRSARDAHAAGIAMVHQELSVAPDLTVAENVFLGNQPTNRLGLVQWRRMAREAGEQLARFGIDVDPMSRLGDLPIGLQQLIEIARVLFSGARIVILDEPTSALSPPEVERLFSTLRRLREEGTAIVFISHFIEDILRVSDTVTVFRNGRKVAETASAATSKGALIEAMIGRGGEALEHSYTDDLMLPRPSDSSVILKVDQLSLARSLQDISFEARAGEVLGIYGFMGCGQQELSRILFGKLKPDSGTLVVEGSPKTFASTAAARRAGVALVPESRRDMLFHQEPVYKNISISILDRISALLLKPAQERDIAKRQVEQLQIRPPTVGLDLGMLSGGNQQKVALAKWLTYPPKLLVLCEPTRGMDVGAKNDVINIVRDLRAKGLAIIVLSTEPETVLSLADRILVLKRGALVREFKNEPVSKDRLLEAA; this is encoded by the coding sequence ATGCCTGAGGTTCTTTCGCCCATCCTCGAACTGCAAGGCATCACGAAGAGCTTCGGCGGCGTCGAAGCCCTTCGTGGTGTCGACTTCGCGCTGCTTCCCGGCGAGATCCACGGTCTCGTCGGCGAGAACGGCGCCGGAAAAAGCACGCTGATGAAGATCATCGCCGGCGTGCACACCGAATTCTCCGGCCGCTTTCTGATCGACGGGGCGGAGACGCATTTCCGCTCCGCGCGCGATGCGCACGCGGCCGGCATTGCGATGGTGCATCAGGAGCTCAGCGTCGCGCCGGACCTGACCGTCGCCGAGAACGTGTTCCTGGGCAACCAGCCGACCAATCGGCTCGGCCTCGTGCAATGGCGGCGCATGGCACGCGAGGCCGGCGAGCAGCTCGCCCGCTTCGGCATCGACGTCGACCCGATGAGCAGGCTCGGCGATCTCCCGATCGGGCTGCAGCAGCTGATCGAGATCGCCCGTGTGCTGTTCTCGGGCGCGCGCATCGTCATCCTGGACGAGCCGACCTCCGCCCTCTCCCCGCCCGAGGTCGAGCGGCTTTTCTCCACTCTTCGACGATTACGCGAGGAAGGCACGGCAATCGTCTTCATCTCGCATTTCATCGAGGACATTCTGCGCGTGTCCGACACGGTGACCGTATTCCGCAACGGGCGGAAGGTCGCGGAAACGGCGAGCGCCGCGACCAGCAAGGGCGCGCTGATCGAGGCCATGATCGGCCGCGGCGGCGAAGCGCTCGAGCACAGCTACACCGACGACCTGATGTTGCCACGCCCGAGCGACAGCTCGGTGATCCTAAAGGTCGACCAGCTATCCCTCGCCCGCAGCCTTCAGGACATCTCGTTCGAGGCCCGCGCCGGCGAGGTCCTCGGCATCTACGGCTTCATGGGCTGCGGCCAGCAGGAGCTGTCGCGCATCCTGTTCGGCAAGCTGAAACCGGACAGCGGCACCCTCGTGGTCGAGGGCTCGCCAAAGACCTTTGCCAGCACGGCGGCGGCACGGCGTGCCGGCGTGGCGCTGGTGCCCGAGAGCCGGCGCGACATGCTGTTTCACCAGGAGCCGGTCTACAAGAACATCTCGATCAGCATCTTGGATCGCATCTCGGCGCTGCTGCTCAAGCCGGCGCAGGAGCGCGATATCGCCAAGCGCCAGGTCGAGCAGTTGCAGATCAGGCCGCCGACGGTCGGTCTCGACCTTGGCATGCTCTCCGGCGGCAACCAGCAGAAGGTCGCGCTGGCGAAGTGGTTGACCTATCCGCCCAAGCTTTTGGTGCTTTGCGAGCCGACCCGCGGCATGGATGTCGGCGCCAAGAACGACGTCATCAACATCGTCCGCGACCTCCGCGCCAAGGGGCTCGCCATCATCGTGCTGTCGACCGAGCCGGAAACGGTCCTGTCGCTGGCCGACCGCATCCTCGTGCTCAAGCGCGGCGCATTGGTGCGGGAATTCAAGAACGAGCCGGTCAGCAAGGACCGCCTGCTGGAAGCAGCGTGA